A DNA window from Mucilaginibacter xinganensis contains the following coding sequences:
- a CDS encoding c-type cytochrome, translated as MKYKGLQVTALLLAVIIVISCKTHFETAKSDYQASFSNVNLEHGKNLAFSICAGCHYNQGLKKFAGNPIHDVPSIAGTVYSANLTHSKTNGLTVKYTDAQLRYLLKTGIAKDGRFMSYMLRPNMADEDIDNIIVYLRSNDAAVRSADTTIGLTRYSLIGKIYLGFKAAPAPYKEGIKRPSDNVPLALGRYLVDNIGCYHCHSKSLKSLNSISPEQTKGYLAGGAIFKGEQGTDIAASNITPDKNTGIGNYSKEEFSRALKDGQAPNRKLKAPMEKFEYLSDKEVNAIYAYLMTVPAKYHVVKHL; from the coding sequence ATGAAATACAAAGGCCTCCAAGTAACAGCTTTACTACTGGCTGTAATAATTGTCATCAGCTGTAAAACGCATTTTGAAACGGCCAAAAGTGACTATCAGGCAAGTTTTTCGAACGTTAATTTGGAACACGGAAAAAACCTTGCCTTCAGTATTTGCGCGGGTTGCCATTACAATCAGGGGCTTAAAAAATTTGCAGGAAATCCAATTCATGATGTGCCTTCTATTGCAGGAACGGTATATTCAGCAAATCTTACCCACTCAAAAACAAACGGACTAACTGTTAAATATACAGATGCCCAGCTACGATATTTACTTAAAACGGGCATCGCCAAAGATGGTAGATTTATGTCTTACATGCTTCGTCCTAACATGGCCGATGAGGATATCGATAATATTATTGTTTACCTGCGTTCAAACGATGCCGCAGTGCGTTCAGCAGATACTACAATAGGATTAACGCGCTACAGTTTAATAGGAAAAATATACTTAGGTTTTAAAGCGGCACCTGCACCTTACAAGGAAGGGATAAAGAGACCGTCGGATAATGTACCTCTTGCATTGGGGAGGTATTTAGTTGACAATATTGGTTGTTACCATTGCCATTCAAAAAGTCTTAAGTCGTTAAATTCAATCTCCCCTGAACAAACCAAAGGATATCTTGCCGGCGGTGCAATATTTAAAGGCGAACAGGGAACTGATATCGCGGCTTCAAACATCACCCCCGATAAAAATACAGGTATTGGCAACTATAGTAAGGAGGAATTTAGCCGTGCTTTAAAAGATGGACAGGCACCCAACAGAAAACTTAAAGCACCAATGGAAAAGTTTGAATATTTAAGCGACAAAGAGGTGAACGCAATTTATGCCTATTTAATGACAGTACCCGCCAAATACCATGTGGTAAAGCATTTGTAA
- a CDS encoding Ig domain-containing protein, whose product MNKLTFILLFILFAFFACQQEPAKLWDSPDAYLGQTPPSDTPKVFAPGILAEKGAWAGDRVAFSDDGKEFYYSHNNTWFDGKNLKVKYLKYANGKWNGPYVLTEKYYAPTFSPDGKTMYFIGGPDKVPGKDFVWQAHRTDTGWTAPVEYMHKPYRLYDFMPTISGNMYAGSNGNWGTRDWRNCKFSRIDASKGDTAIRSLGVPLNSPGFNGDFFVAKDESYMIISAKEHPDFECELYISYHKQDDTWTNPKSLGPLINNGLAHRWGEYVSPDGKYLFYTHGHSEKDCFIFWVRFDTLFEKLKHTNFEPYVKNPIKDQSAKAGSSFSFQIPGDTFFDDDGINRLTFSVGQLPEGLKFDTITKTITGNPVKPGKYEVEITATDTAMATVSAKLKVSVN is encoded by the coding sequence ATGAATAAATTAACTTTTATACTACTTTTCATATTATTTGCATTTTTCGCCTGCCAACAGGAACCTGCTAAACTGTGGGATAGCCCCGATGCATATTTAGGGCAAACCCCTCCTTCCGATACGCCGAAGGTTTTCGCTCCGGGCATACTGGCTGAAAAAGGCGCCTGGGCAGGCGACAGGGTTGCATTCTCAGACGATGGGAAGGAGTTTTACTACAGCCACAATAACACTTGGTTTGATGGCAAAAACCTGAAGGTGAAATACTTAAAATATGCCAACGGTAAATGGAACGGGCCTTATGTGCTAACTGAAAAGTATTATGCGCCCACTTTTTCGCCGGATGGGAAAACAATGTATTTTATTGGCGGACCTGATAAAGTACCGGGGAAAGACTTTGTTTGGCAGGCACACAGAACAGATACGGGCTGGACGGCACCCGTTGAATACATGCATAAACCTTACAGGCTTTATGACTTTATGCCAACCATTAGCGGTAATATGTACGCAGGCAGCAATGGCAACTGGGGTACCAGGGACTGGCGAAACTGTAAATTTTCAAGAATTGATGCTTCAAAAGGCGATACTGCTATTAGAAGCCTTGGCGTGCCATTAAATTCACCCGGTTTTAATGGTGATTTCTTTGTGGCAAAAGATGAGTCATACATGATTATCAGCGCAAAAGAACATCCTGATTTTGAATGCGAACTCTACATTAGCTATCATAAGCAGGATGACACCTGGACAAATCCCAAAAGCCTGGGCCCGCTAATTAATAACGGCCTGGCCCACCGCTGGGGTGAATATGTTAGTCCGGATGGTAAATACCTCTTTTACACGCATGGACACAGCGAAAAAGATTGTTTTATTTTCTGGGTAAGATTTGATACCCTGTTTGAAAAATTAAAGCATACCAATTTTGAACCGTATGTTAAAAACCCGATAAAGGACCAGAGTGCAAAGGCAGGCAGTTCTTTTTCATTTCAAATCCCCGGTGATACATTTTTTGATGATGACGGAATTAATAGGTTAACCTTTTCTGTTGGTCAATTGCCTGAGGGGTTAAAGTTTGATACCATAACTAAAACAATAACCGGCAACCCTGTAAAACCCGGAAAGTATGAAGTTGAGATTACAGCGACCGATACAGCAATGGCAACGGTTAGCGCTAAATTAAAGGTATCTGTTAATTAA
- a CDS encoding GNAT family N-acetyltransferase translates to MNILETERLLFRKHSLADKESYCAMEMDSDVRRFVGGYPRTREEAEKRFGATTKPSDSSLGMWATILKNEQKYIGRCGIYPHFDAASNPIEGEASLGLYIAKPYWGNGFATEAGEGFIEMGFNKLGLNRIVTMVQAGNNASVRVLEKLGFQLTSTEERVRTFYNFVLENAR, encoded by the coding sequence ATGAACATCCTTGAAACAGAAAGATTATTGTTCCGCAAACATAGCTTAGCCGACAAGGAATCCTATTGTGCAATGGAAATGGACTCGGATGTTCGCCGCTTTGTTGGCGGCTATCCGCGGACGCGTGAAGAAGCTGAAAAGAGATTTGGCGCTACAACAAAACCCTCGGATAGCAGCCTCGGAATGTGGGCAACCATTTTAAAGAATGAACAGAAATATATTGGCCGCTGCGGCATTTATCCGCACTTTGATGCCGCAAGTAATCCCATTGAAGGCGAAGCATCCCTTGGATTATACATTGCAAAACCTTATTGGGGCAATGGTTTTGCAACCGAAGCCGGCGAAGGTTTTATTGAGATGGGGTTTAATAAGCTCGGACTTAACCGCATAGTAACCATGGTACAGGCCGGTAATAATGCATCGGTAAGGGTATTAGAAAAACTGGGGTTTCAACTTACTTCAACGGAAGAAAGGGTAAGAACATTTTATAATTTTGTGCTGGAAAATGCCAGATAA
- a CDS encoding NUDIX hydrolase, protein MTKINSPRETDEKGEGFLKSIAIDAVIFGFHNNQLKVLLIEYKRTGLFALPGGFIKDDEDVNSAATRVVNDRTGLDDIFLEQFYVFGDYSRYNPAQFKIIISAGGAAPPDDHWLLKRFISIGYYALVDFTRAKPTPAAIFDSCDWYDLGSMPTLIQDHSLIVDKALNTLRANLDHKVIGFNLLPGEFTMGDLQKLYETILGKKLLRPAFQRKMLALGILERVAKKWTGGAHKAPYLYKFINETIGFSSKQ, encoded by the coding sequence ATGACCAAAATAAATTCACCCAGGGAAACAGATGAAAAAGGGGAGGGCTTTTTAAAAAGCATCGCTATTGATGCGGTAATATTTGGCTTTCATAACAACCAGCTAAAAGTTTTGCTGATAGAGTATAAACGAACAGGCTTGTTTGCTTTACCGGGGGGATTTATAAAAGATGATGAAGATGTAAATAGCGCCGCCACAAGGGTAGTAAATGACCGCACAGGCCTGGACGATATTTTCCTTGAACAATTTTATGTATTTGGCGATTATTCGCGCTACAACCCTGCACAGTTTAAAATTATTATTAGTGCCGGTGGGGCAGCTCCGCCAGATGACCATTGGTTATTAAAGAGATTTATTTCGATAGGTTATTACGCACTGGTAGATTTTACCCGCGCCAAACCAACCCCTGCCGCAATATTTGATAGCTGTGATTGGTATGACCTTGGCAGCATGCCGACGCTAATACAGGATCATTCTTTAATTGTTGATAAAGCGCTGAACACCCTCCGCGCGAACCTTGACCATAAGGTTATTGGTTTTAACCTGCTGCCTGGTGAATTTACAATGGGCGATCTGCAAAAGCTTTATGAAACTATATTAGGGAAAAAGCTGTTGCGCCCTGCATTTCAACGAAAAATGCTTGCCCTTGGGATATTGGAACGGGTAGCAAAAAAATGGACAGGTGGTGCACACAAAGCGCCGTATCTGTATAAATTTATAAATGAAACGATTGGTTTTTCATCAAAACAGTAA
- a CDS encoding carboxylesterase/lipase family protein: MMKTPFSLLCALLFFTSAFSQSVTNQLKISNGELAGTFNQATQVRSFKGIPYALPPIGDLRWKEPQPPANWTGVLKADHFSHMPMQKHFFSDMIFRADTMSEDCLYLNVWTPAKTGKDKLPVLVYFYGGGFVGGDGSESRYDGESMAQKGIVTVTINYRLGIFGFFSHPELTQESPHHASGNYGLLDQNAALKWVQANIAAFGGDSKRVTIAGESAGSISVSAQMVSPLSKDLIAGAIGESGAMIKPTLPATPLANGEKNGVSFAEKNGTKTLAELRAIPAAQLLDAASKPGAWTLSATIDGYFLPKSPLEILEAGEQAHVPLLVGWNSAEISYQAFMGGDVPSPENYVKKVKAQFADNANEVLSLYPGKTQEEVIKSATALASDRFIVYSTWKWADLQAKTANKPVYRYIFSTPRPNEVKPADDAKVNKMPKAMIGASHASEIEFAMGNLPYNKVYAWTEDDYNVSAIIENYFANFIKTGNPNGKGLPKWDPNTNGSPVKFMNIDVTSKLEAEANKGRYLFLDKLYTK, encoded by the coding sequence ATGATGAAAACTCCTTTTTCGCTGCTGTGTGCACTGCTGTTTTTTACCTCAGCCTTTTCACAGTCCGTTACTAACCAGCTTAAAATAAGCAATGGCGAGTTGGCAGGAACATTTAACCAGGCAACGCAGGTACGTAGTTTTAAGGGTATTCCTTATGCCCTGCCCCCTATTGGCGACCTGCGGTGGAAAGAACCTCAGCCCCCGGCTAACTGGACGGGTGTACTTAAGGCTGATCATTTTAGCCACATGCCGATGCAAAAGCACTTTTTTAGCGACATGATCTTCCGTGCTGATACCATGAGCGAGGATTGCCTTTATTTAAATGTTTGGACGCCCGCTAAGACGGGAAAAGATAAATTGCCGGTACTGGTTTATTTTTACGGCGGTGGCTTCGTCGGAGGTGATGGTTCCGAGTCTCGTTACGATGGCGAAAGCATGGCACAAAAAGGAATTGTTACTGTCACTATAAATTACCGTTTAGGGATCTTTGGTTTTTTCTCTCATCCCGAACTTACCCAGGAATCACCCCATCACGCTTCGGGAAACTATGGCTTGCTTGATCAAAACGCTGCTTTGAAATGGGTGCAGGCTAATATTGCTGCTTTTGGAGGTGATTCAAAAAGGGTAACTATCGCCGGTGAATCTGCAGGTTCTATATCTGTGTCCGCGCAAATGGTATCTCCATTGTCAAAAGATCTTATTGCAGGTGCCATTGGCGAGAGCGGCGCTATGATAAAACCTACTCTGCCGGCCACACCGCTTGCCAACGGCGAAAAGAATGGCGTTAGTTTTGCCGAAAAGAACGGAACCAAAACACTGGCAGAATTACGAGCTATACCTGCTGCTCAATTGCTTGACGCTGCGTCAAAACCCGGTGCATGGACATTATCAGCGACTATTGACGGCTATTTTCTTCCAAAATCTCCGCTGGAAATATTGGAAGCGGGCGAACAGGCACATGTTCCACTATTGGTAGGCTGGAATTCTGCTGAGATTTCCTACCAGGCGTTTATGGGTGGCGATGTGCCTAGTCCCGAAAATTATGTAAAAAAGGTAAAGGCGCAATTTGCTGATAATGCTAATGAGGTTTTAAGTTTATATCCAGGTAAAACACAAGAAGAAGTTATTAAATCTGCAACTGCTCTTGCCAGCGACCGGTTTATTGTTTACAGCACCTGGAAATGGGCCGACCTGCAAGCCAAAACAGCTAATAAACCTGTCTATCGTTATATCTTTTCTACTCCAAGGCCAAATGAAGTAAAGCCTGCAGATGATGCAAAAGTTAATAAAATGCCAAAAGCAATGATAGGTGCATCGCATGCGTCTGAAATTGAATTTGCCATGGGTAATCTTCCATACAATAAAGTTTATGCGTGGACAGAAGACGACTATAATGTATCGGCAATTATAGAAAATTACTTTGCCAACTTTATAAAAACAGGTAACCCCAATGGCAAGGGATTACCCAAATGGGATCCAAATACAAATGGAAGTCCTGTTAAGTTTATGAATATTGATGTTACCTCAAAACTTGAAGCTGAGGCAAATAAAGGAAGGTATTTGTTTCTGGATAAATTATATACGAAATAA
- a CDS encoding Gfo/Idh/MocA family protein gives MKTIRWGILGAGKIAGKFAGDLKQVADAELIAVGSRSQESADRFADEFGIKNRHAGYEALVSDPDVDVIYIATPHSFHYEHALLCLQHNKAVLCEKPFAMNAAQTRAMIAMAREKKVFLMEALWTKFHPHYIKMQEMIGQGLLGNIRSVLINFGFKPVAPIPARLFDPALGGGTLMDIGIYNVFMAMSILGAPDAIEATMTPAATGVDEQCAILFKYNNGAIAQLFSSFTSNLATEADIAGTEGRIRLTTRFFEPSATIEYYKQYADSREVIPVEKEAGFGYQYEARHVNDCLKRGLIESDVIPFADTLLLMETLDKIRSIAGIRYSSDEF, from the coding sequence ATGAAAACTATAAGGTGGGGAATTTTAGGTGCCGGTAAAATTGCCGGAAAGTTTGCGGGCGACTTAAAACAGGTTGCTGATGCCGAGCTAATTGCCGTTGGTTCGCGATCACAGGAGTCAGCAGACCGGTTTGCTGATGAATTTGGTATAAAGAACCGCCACGCGGGATATGAAGCACTGGTTAGTGACCCTGATGTGGACGTAATCTATATAGCAACACCGCATAGTTTTCATTATGAACATGCGCTGCTTTGCCTGCAACATAACAAAGCGGTACTGTGCGAAAAGCCATTTGCCATGAATGCTGCCCAAACCCGGGCCATGATTGCGATGGCGCGGGAAAAGAAAGTTTTTCTGATGGAAGCGCTCTGGACAAAATTTCACCCTCATTACATCAAAATGCAGGAAATGATAGGGCAGGGGCTGCTGGGCAATATCCGTTCGGTACTGATCAACTTTGGTTTTAAACCTGTCGCACCAATACCGGCACGGCTTTTTGATCCGGCGCTTGGCGGCGGCACGTTAATGGATATAGGTATTTACAACGTATTTATGGCGATGAGTATTTTGGGTGCGCCTGATGCTATTGAAGCAACAATGACACCTGCCGCAACCGGAGTTGATGAACAATGCGCCATACTGTTTAAGTATAATAATGGTGCAATAGCACAGTTGTTCTCCAGCTTTACATCAAACCTGGCAACCGAAGCCGATATTGCAGGAACTGAAGGGCGGATCAGGCTTACCACGCGTTTTTTTGAACCTTCGGCAACTATTGAATATTACAAACAATATGCGGATAGCAGAGAGGTGATCCCGGTTGAAAAGGAAGCAGGTTTTGGTTACCAGTATGAAGCCCGTCATGTAAACGATTGTTTAAAACGCGGACTTATTGAAAGTGACGTGATCCCGTTTGCTGATACTTTGTTATTGATGGAAACACTGGATAAAATAAGGAGTATTGCGGGCATCCGGTATTCCTCAGACGAATTTTAA
- a CDS encoding Crp/Fnr family transcriptional regulator, with protein sequence MYPELLNHIKRYTSLSPAEEQLLCEKLEPLQLKKKDFLLEQGKHCRGNYFVIKGCLRLYFVNKKLNEQIIQFGIENWWITDYDGLMNKQPSSCYIQAVEASYVLFLSEKEQAVLFERIPRLESYFRIMMQKAYVASQRRIGFIFNQTEEERYRHFSSRFPEFMQRVPQYMLASYLGFTPQFMSRIRAKKL encoded by the coding sequence ATGTATCCGGAATTACTCAATCATATCAAAAGATACACTTCCCTTAGCCCGGCAGAGGAACAACTGCTTTGTGAAAAGCTGGAACCGCTGCAACTAAAAAAGAAAGATTTTTTATTGGAGCAGGGTAAGCATTGCCGCGGTAATTATTTTGTTATTAAAGGTTGCCTTCGACTGTACTTTGTAAATAAAAAGCTGAATGAGCAAATTATACAATTCGGCATTGAAAACTGGTGGATAACCGACTACGATGGGCTGATGAACAAACAGCCGTCCAGCTGTTATATCCAGGCCGTGGAAGCCTCCTATGTTTTGTTTTTAAGCGAGAAGGAACAGGCGGTACTGTTTGAGCGCATCCCCCGTTTGGAAAGTTATTTCAGGATAATGATGCAAAAAGCCTACGTGGCCTCTCAGCGGCGGATAGGCTTTATTTTTAACCAAACCGAAGAAGAACGCTATCGCCACTTTTCGAGCCGGTTCCCGGAGTTTATGCAGCGGGTGCCGCAATACATGCTCGCATCTTACCTTGGCTTTACACCCCAGTTTATGAGCAGGATAAGGGCCAAAAAACTTTAA
- a CDS encoding carboxymuconolactone decarboxylase family protein: protein MSNRTKINVAEPAAYKAMLALEHYVESTGLTTRHKDLIKIRASQLNGCTYCIDIHTRDARKAGETEQRIYGLTSWRETSFFDEQERAILALTEEVTLISNKVSDETYNRAAALFDHTYLAQVIMAIITINAWNRIGVTTKLEPVLL, encoded by the coding sequence ATGAGCAACAGAACAAAAATTAACGTGGCCGAACCTGCAGCTTACAAAGCGATGCTGGCCCTGGAACATTACGTGGAAAGCACCGGTTTAACTACCCGTCACAAGGACCTGATCAAGATCCGCGCATCACAACTAAATGGCTGTACGTATTGCATCGATATCCATACCCGCGATGCACGCAAAGCCGGGGAAACCGAACAGCGCATTTACGGACTGACCTCCTGGCGCGAAACTTCCTTTTTTGACGAGCAGGAACGCGCTATCCTGGCCCTTACCGAAGAAGTAACGCTGATCAGCAACAAGGTTTCCGATGAAACCTACAACAGGGCAGCTGCGTTGTTTGACCATACGTATCTTGCCCAAGTCATTATGGCAATCATCACCATCAACGCCTGGAACCGGATCGGGGTTACCACCAAACTGGAACCGGTTTTATTATAA
- a CDS encoding VIT1/CCC1 transporter family protein has product MKSEEHYTNRSGWLRAAVLGANDGILSTTSIAIGVAAASTTRSPIILAALAGLVAGALSMAAGEYVSVSSQSDIETSDLEREKKELETMPEEELKELAMIYQNRGLDPKLSLQVAEQLTKYNALEAHAKDELGINEFSKPKPLQAALASGASFISGGILPFLVALFAPVSSMVYLLYGSATIFLAISGGVAAKAGGSNVTKGIIRICFWGTIAMGITALVGYLFGVKTA; this is encoded by the coding sequence ATGAAATCAGAAGAACATTATACCAATAGAAGCGGGTGGTTGCGGGCAGCGGTTTTAGGCGCCAACGATGGCATCCTATCAACAACAAGTATAGCGATAGGCGTTGCGGCGGCCAGTACTACAAGAAGCCCGATCATCCTGGCAGCATTGGCAGGATTAGTAGCGGGTGCACTATCCATGGCTGCAGGAGAATACGTTTCTGTAAGTTCGCAGTCCGATATCGAAACTTCAGACCTCGAAAGAGAGAAAAAAGAACTGGAAACGATGCCGGAGGAGGAGTTGAAAGAACTTGCAATGATCTACCAGAACAGGGGCCTCGACCCTAAACTGTCATTGCAGGTAGCTGAGCAACTTACTAAATATAATGCGCTGGAGGCCCATGCCAAAGACGAATTAGGCATTAATGAGTTCTCGAAGCCAAAACCTTTGCAAGCCGCCCTGGCATCTGGAGCATCTTTTATCTCCGGCGGGATTTTACCATTTTTAGTGGCTTTATTTGCGCCGGTTAGTTCTATGGTTTACCTTTTGTACGGATCAGCAACGATATTTCTTGCTATTTCCGGCGGTGTTGCAGCAAAGGCAGGCGGATCAAATGTGACAAAAGGGATCATAAGGATTTGCTTTTGGGGTACTATAGCTATGGGCATTACTGCGCTGGTCGGCTATTTATTCGGGGTAAAAACTGCATAA
- a CDS encoding DinB family protein yields the protein MENNQIKQQVNHAVEGFTSSASILNHWQGHRRLTRLVIEAFPEEELFNYAIGGMRPFAVMVHEMISIADAGIQDLFHNTSTPLAELSHHSGKCFACTKEEVLNLWDDVTHKIDTLWPLVPQQRFHEMMLAFGKFEGITSDLVLYWIDNEIHHRGQGYVYLRSLEIEPPAFWARY from the coding sequence ATGGAAAACAATCAGATCAAACAACAGGTAAACCATGCGGTTGAAGGATTTACTTCATCCGCTTCCATATTGAACCACTGGCAGGGCCACCGCCGGTTAACAAGGCTGGTTATAGAAGCTTTCCCGGAAGAAGAACTGTTCAACTATGCCATCGGCGGAATGCGCCCCTTTGCAGTGATGGTGCATGAAATGATAAGTATTGCAGATGCAGGCATCCAGGACCTGTTCCATAACACCTCCACACCCCTTGCAGAACTCAGCCACCATTCGGGAAAGTGTTTCGCCTGCACAAAGGAAGAGGTTTTAAATTTGTGGGACGATGTAACGCATAAAATCGACACCCTTTGGCCCCTGGTTCCACAGCAGCGCTTTCATGAAATGATGCTGGCTTTCGGAAAATTTGAAGGGATAACTTCAGACCTGGTGTTATATTGGATTGATAACGAGATCCATCACCGGGGGCAGGGTTATGTTTACCTCCGTTCCTTGGAAATTGAGCCCCCTGCTTTTTGGGCCCGGTATTAA